The following are encoded together in the Candidatus Woesearchaeota archaeon genome:
- a CDS encoding glycosyltransferase, whose translation MKGKMLCAICIPTKNEEENIERLVREIISLSVNGKTIKIILINDPSKDSTYEKELKLEKEHKGKVFVIRNSRKPGLGSSYATGFDFAVKKLKAEIILTMDADFSHNPKDIPALLKALDDSDIAIGSRYIKGGKIIGWSAFRIITSALANLIGRKATGGKIKDVTSGLRAYRSIALGKIRYDSGIRGYAFLLSVLCEAGKKGFRISEIPINFTNRKKGKSKLKQKDILEFLVLALKEISLRAFQPKKKQQL comes from the coding sequence TTGAAAGGAAAGATGCTTTGCGCAATATGCATACCAACAAAAAATGAGGAGGAGAATATAGAACGATTAGTCAGAGAAATTATTTCCTTGAGTGTTAATGGCAAAACAATTAAGATAATCCTGATAAATGACCCATCAAAAGACAGCACCTACGAGAAGGAGCTTAAGCTGGAAAAAGAGCATAAGGGAAAAGTTTTTGTAATAAGAAACAGCAGGAAGCCCGGGCTTGGGAGTTCCTATGCAACTGGATTTGATTTTGCAGTTAAAAAGCTCAAGGCGGAAATAATACTGACAATGGATGCTGATTTCAGCCATAACCCAAAAGATATTCCTGCTCTGCTAAAAGCGCTTGATGATTCTGACATTGCTATCGGCTCAAGATACATTAAGGGAGGAAAAATCATCGGATGGAGTGCTTTCAGGATTATAACGAGCGCACTGGCAAATCTTATCGGAAGAAAGGCAACAGGGGGAAAAATCAAGGATGTCACAAGCGGACTGCGGGCATACCGAAGCATCGCGCTTGGGAAAATAAGATATGATTCGGGAATAAGGGGGTATGCATTTCTGCTTTCTGTTCTCTGCGAAGCAGGGAAAAAAGGGTTCAGGATTTCCGAGATTCCAATAAATTTCACAAACAGGAAAAAGGGAAAGTCAAAGCTTAAGCAAAAAGACATTCTGGAATTTCTCGTGCTTGCTTTGAAGGAAATCTCCTTAAGGGCTTTTCAGCCCAAAAAAAAGCAGCAATTATAA
- a CDS encoding molecular chaperone DnaJ (chaperone Hsp40; co-chaperone with DnaK; Participates actively in the response to hyperosmotic and heat shock by preventing the aggregation of stress-denatured proteins and by disaggregating proteins, also in an autonomous, dnaK-independent fashion) produces the protein SRARKGQDLLHSIEITLEDAAKGVKKEFILEKSEQCASCGGTGADGGELSSCPDCSGTGYVRSTRRTAFGIFSSTTACRRCGGTGSIAKKPCRACNGNGYAQKRKNIEVDIPAGIESGANLRVAGEGEAGARGGRAGDLYITVHVKPHDFFTRRGNDIFCKVSIPFATAALGGESEVPTIEGTASIKIPSGTQSGSSFRLRGKGMPIVGRYGSGDEYVEVVIKVPSTLSRQEREALERFRDLSFEK, from the coding sequence AAGCCGTGCGAGAAAAGGGCAGGACCTGCTGCACAGCATTGAGATAACTCTTGAAGATGCAGCCAAGGGAGTTAAAAAAGAGTTCATTCTTGAGAAGAGCGAGCAGTGCGCAAGCTGCGGCGGAACAGGGGCAGATGGCGGAGAGCTTTCTTCCTGCCCTGACTGCAGCGGAACAGGGTATGTCAGGAGCACCCGAAGGACAGCATTTGGGATTTTCAGCTCAACAACTGCCTGCAGGAGGTGTGGCGGCACAGGAAGCATTGCAAAAAAGCCCTGCAGGGCGTGCAATGGCAACGGCTATGCGCAGAAGAGAAAGAACATAGAAGTTGATATTCCTGCAGGAATTGAGTCAGGGGCAAACCTGCGGGTTGCTGGCGAAGGCGAAGCAGGCGCAAGAGGCGGGAGGGCAGGAGACCTTTACATAACTGTCCATGTAAAGCCTCATGATTTTTTCACAAGGCGCGGAAATGACATTTTCTGCAAGGTTTCAATCCCATTTGCAACAGCAGCTCTTGGGGGAGAATCTGAGGTTCCGACCATTGAAGGGACTGCAAGCATAAAAATTCCTTCAGGAACTCAGTCAGGCTCAAGCTTCAGGCTGAGGGGGAAGGGAATGCCCATTGTCGGGAGATACGGCTCAGGAGATGAATATGTTGAGGTTGTGATAAAAGTCCCCTCGACATTAAGCAGGCAGGAAAGGGAAGCGCTTGAGCGCTTCAGGGACTTGTCCTTTGAGAAATAA
- a CDS encoding RDD family protein, with protein sequence MKSRKTNSSKTKNKRFIVMDAPIIERAIAFFTDIMILRFTAMLPFEWRLNKFAELMEKEIGSSGFSASYSYLSIHPEISSQILYLVSGLSLACVLYFALMEFFLGQTFGKMLLKIRVVPAIAGNSGRDKPERIGILQALGRNIILFPVFPIVLFWIADPLFMLLRKDRRRLTEIITSTKTVKYQEY encoded by the coding sequence ATGAAAAGCAGGAAAACCAATTCATCAAAAACAAAAAATAAACGGTTTATAGTAATGGATGCGCCGATTATTGAAAGGGCAATAGCCTTTTTCACAGATATAATGATTCTAAGGTTTACTGCAATGCTCCCGTTTGAGTGGAGGCTTAACAAATTTGCCGAGCTCATGGAAAAAGAGATTGGAAGTTCAGGATTTTCAGCAAGCTATTCATACCTTTCAATCCACCCCGAAATATCAAGCCAGATTCTCTATCTTGTTTCAGGACTGTCGCTTGCATGCGTATTGTATTTTGCCCTCATGGAGTTCTTCCTTGGGCAGACCTTTGGAAAGATGCTTCTGAAAATAAGGGTTGTTCCTGCAATCGCAGGGAATTCCGGCAGGGATAAACCTGAAAGGATAGGGATTTTGCAGGCTCTCGGGAGGAATATCATTCTCTTCCCGGTATTCCCGATTGTGCTTTTCTGGATAGCAGACCCGCTGTTTATGCTGCTGAGAAAAGACAGAAGAAGATTAACTGAGATTATAACCTCAACAAAAACAGTTAAATACCAGGAATACTAA
- a CDS encoding diphthamide synthesis protein translates to MQKIFIEAHSKVKISLPGGEISKLPKRIGLFTTVQHIREMPKVREELEKNGKIVLTGKGKRTAYPGQVLGCDAYGAERISGEVDAFLYIGSGKFHPIGIALSGKKPVFCFDPFSKRFEKLDEKEVEKVIKKKKGALVKFLSSNEIGLLVSIKPGQSIIRNAILAKGKIEKLGKRCYILLFDTLDFSELDNFPFIECFVNMACPRISEDYLLMKKPVAEYNEISAYLK, encoded by the coding sequence ATGCAGAAGATATTCATAGAAGCGCATTCTAAAGTGAAAATAAGCCTTCCTGGAGGGGAAATTTCCAAGCTTCCGAAAAGAATCGGGCTCTTCACAACTGTCCAGCACATAAGGGAAATGCCAAAAGTCAGAGAAGAGCTTGAAAAAAACGGAAAGATTGTCCTGACAGGAAAAGGGAAAAGAACTGCATATCCCGGGCAGGTGCTTGGATGCGACGCTTATGGGGCAGAAAGAATTTCAGGCGAAGTTGATGCATTCCTTTACATAGGAAGCGGAAAGTTCCACCCGATTGGAATCGCCCTTTCAGGAAAAAAGCCTGTTTTCTGCTTTGACCCGTTCTCAAAGAGGTTTGAAAAGCTGGATGAAAAGGAAGTTGAAAAAGTCATAAAGAAGAAAAAGGGGGCGCTTGTCAAGTTTCTCAGCTCAAATGAGATAGGGCTTCTCGTATCAATAAAGCCGGGGCAGTCAATAATCAGGAATGCAATCCTTGCAAAAGGAAAAATTGAGAAGCTTGGGAAAAGGTGCTATATTCTCCTCTTTGACACCCTGGATTTCAGCGAGCTTGATAATTTCCCGTTTATTGAATGCTTTGTAAACATGGCCTGCCCGAGAATTAGTGAGGATTACCTGCTCATGAAAAAGCCGGTTGCAGAATACAATGAGATATCAGCATATCTTAAATAA